The genomic region AAGATGCAGAAACTTTATTGCCATCTGTTATCAGTATGATTGATAGATTGGCTAAGAAAAACATCATTCACGCTAACAAAGCAGGAAACTTAAAATCTGGATTAACTAAAAGAGTTGCTGCTCTTTAATCCTACACTCTTAGTTATACAAAATTTAGACGCTCCGCTAGTATGTGGAGCGTTTTTCATTTAAAATATTAGTATATACTTCAAAAAAAATAATAAAAGTCACTATGGAAAAAGGTATCTATGCAAAATTCAATACTTCCAAAGGAGAGATATTGGTAAAGTTAACTTATGACAAAACACCTGGAACAGTAGGTAACTTCGTTGCTTTGGCAGAAGGGAAAATGGAAAATAGCGTTAAGCCACAAGGGAAACCATATTACGATGGATTATCTTTTCATAGGGTTATCAATGATTTTATGATCCAAGGTGGATGTCCACTTGGAACTGGAACCGGGGATGCTGGATATAAATTTGACGACGAATTTGATAGTTCTTTAAGACATGATAGACCAGGGGTATTGTCTATGGCAAACGCAGGCCCTGGAACCAACGGGTCACAATTCTTTATTACTCATGTGGAAACTCCGTGGTTAGATGATAAACATACTGTTTTTGGTTTTGTTGAAGAAGGACAAGATGTGGTCGATGCAATCGCTCAGGGAGATAAGATAGACACATTGGAAATTATTAGAGTAGGGGAAGAAGCCGAAAATTGGAATGCCATAGAAGCCTTTAGAACTTTTGAAGGAGAAAGGGAGAAGCGTGTGGCTGCCGAAAAAGCAAAAGCAGAAGAAGCGTTGGAGAAGCTTGCTGCCGGTTTTGATAAAACGGAAAGTGGACTTCGCTATAAAATGATACAAAAAGGGAGTGGAGCAAAAGCAGAAAAGGGAAAAACGGTTTCTGTACATTATAAAGGACAATTGGAGAACGGACAGGTTTTTGATTCCTCTTACCAAAGAAATCAACCAATCGATTTTACCCTTGGTGCTGGACAAGTAATTTCTGGATGGGATGAAGGTATTTCACTTTTACAAATTGGAGATAAGGCAAGATTTGTTATTCCCGCACATTTAGGGTACGGCTCTAGAGGCGCTGGTGGAATTATACCACCGAATGCAACCCTTATTTTTGACGTAGAACTGGTAAACGTTAAATAATATTATTTATAGAATATTTTGAAGTCCTGTTGCACTTAGGTGTAACAGGATTTTTTATATTTGAACATGACTAAAACAGACCTAGAATCGTTAAAATATCCCATCGGAAAATTTACTGTTCCGGCTACTATTACATCCCATGATATTACTAAATGGATACGGGTTATTGAGCGTTTTCCATATAAGCTGGAGAACTTGGTGGAAGATTTTGATGACCTACAATTGGATACTCCCTATCGCCCGGATGGATGGACGGTAAGGCAAGTGATTCATCATTTGGCAGATAGCCATATGAATAGTTATATTAGGTTTAAATGGGCTCTTACTGAAGAAAAGCCACTCATTAAGGCGTATTTTGAAGATCGCTGGGCTGATCTTTCCGATGCTAAAGAAGGGGATATTGAAATGTCTATGGTATTACTGGATGCGCTTCATGCCAGATGGGTTTTTATGCTTAAAAACCTAACAACTGAAGAGTTGAAAAGAACTTTAATTCACCCTGTAACTGGTGATGAGCTTAGTTTGGAAGATTTGATAGCTATGTATGCCTGGCATTGCGAGCATCATTTTGCGCATATCAACAATCTGGCTAAACGGGAAGAGTGGGTGTAAGCTATATTAACTAACTTTACTGCTGAAGTGCTTCAGTACCCAAAATTTATCTGTGTTTAGATAAATAAATGAGCTTTCCTAGAAACTATAATAGCCAGAAAAGCTCATTTATCAATGCTTTTTTAAGTAAGACTCTTCAGTCAAAAAAAAGCTCCCTAATCAATATTTGGTTGAGGTGTAAGGCGCAAATAAGGCTTTACCTCTTTAAATCCTTTAGGGAAGATATTTTTGGCATCTTCACTCGAAATAGCCGGACTAATAACAACTTCATCCCCGTGTTTCCAATTTGCTGGGGTGGCTACTTTATGGTATGCCGTTAGTTGTAACGAATCTATCACACGTAAAAGTTCTTCAAAATTACGACCTGTAGAAGCAGGATAGGTAATCATTAATTTAATAGTCTTATCCGGAGCGATTACGTATACAGAACGCACGGTAAGGGTGGCGTCTGCATTTGGATGAATCATATCATACAATTCTGCAATCTTACGGTCTTCATCAGCAATAATAGGAAAATTTACAGTGGTGGCTTGAGTCTCATTGATGTCTTTAATCCATCCCTTATGAGATTCAATCCCGTCCACACTTAAGGCAATTACCTTGGTGTTTCTCTTGTTGAATTCTTCCTTGTATTTAGCTACAGTCCCCAGTTCTGTAGTGCATACGGGGGTATA from Galbibacter sp. BG1 harbors:
- a CDS encoding YfiT family bacillithiol transferase; the protein is MTKTDLESLKYPIGKFTVPATITSHDITKWIRVIERFPYKLENLVEDFDDLQLDTPYRPDGWTVRQVIHHLADSHMNSYIRFKWALTEEKPLIKAYFEDRWADLSDAKEGDIEMSMVLLDALHARWVFMLKNLTTEELKRTLIHPVTGDELSLEDLIAMYAWHCEHHFAHINNLAKREEWV
- a CDS encoding peptidylprolyl isomerase — translated: MEKGIYAKFNTSKGEILVKLTYDKTPGTVGNFVALAEGKMENSVKPQGKPYYDGLSFHRVINDFMIQGGCPLGTGTGDAGYKFDDEFDSSLRHDRPGVLSMANAGPGTNGSQFFITHVETPWLDDKHTVFGFVEEGQDVVDAIAQGDKIDTLEIIRVGEEAENWNAIEAFRTFEGEREKRVAAEKAKAEEALEKLAAGFDKTESGLRYKMIQKGSGAKAEKGKTVSVHYKGQLENGQVFDSSYQRNQPIDFTLGAGQVISGWDEGISLLQIGDKARFVIPAHLGYGSRGAGGIIPPNATLIFDVELVNVK
- a CDS encoding peroxiredoxin, whose product is MATLRLGDKAPNFKAQTSEGEIDFYDYLGDGWGILFSHPADYTPVCTTELGTVAKYKEEFNKRNTKVIALSVDGIESHKGWIKDINETQATTVNFPIIADEDRKIAELYDMIHPNADATLTVRSVYVIAPDKTIKLMITYPASTGRNFEELLRVIDSLQLTAYHKVATPANWKHGDEVVISPAISSEDAKNIFPKGFKEVKPYLRLTPQPNID
- the rpsT gene encoding 30S ribosomal protein S20, with the translated sequence MANHKSALKRIRRNEAVRLRNKYQHKTVRNAIKKLRSTEDKKDAETLLPSVISMIDRLAKKNIIHANKAGNLKSGLTKRVAAL